The DNA region TCCGCCGCGGCCAGCCGCTCGAGCAGCGGCGGCGAGAGCCGGACGTCGTCCACGCCGAAGCGCGCGGCGAAGCGCCGGGCGAACTCCTTCGCCAGCGCCGGGATGTCCTCGCGGTGCTCGCGGAGCGGCGGGACCACCAGCTCCACCACCGCGAGCCGGTAGTACAGGTCCTCGCGGAACCGGCCCGCGCGCGCCTCCTCGGCGAGGTCGCGGTGCGTGGCCGCGACGACGCGCACGTCCACGCGCTCGACGCGGCCGGCGCCCACCGGCTGGATCTCGCCCTCCTGCAGCGCGCGGAGCAGCTTGGCCTGGAGCGGCAGCGGCAGCTCGCCCACCTCGTCCAGCACCAGCGTCCCGCCGTCGGCCTGCGCGAAGAACCCCTCGCGCGCCTGGACCGCGCCGGTGAAGGCGCCGCGCGCGTGCCCGAACAGCTCCGCCTCGGCCAGCTCGGCCGGGATGGCCGCGCAGTTGAAGCGGACCAGCGGGCCCGACGCGCGGCGGCTCTGCGCGTGGAGCAGCGACGCGACCAGCTCCTTGCCGGTGCCGGTCTCGCCGCGCACCAGCACCGTGACGTCCTTGGGCGCGACGCGCGCCACCGCGTCGAGGAGCCGCTGCATGGCCGGCGCGTCGCCCACGATGCTCCGGCCGAGCGCCTTCTCGACGGCCAGGCGCCGGTTCTGGACGCGGAGCGTGCGCGTCTCGAGCGCCCGGTCCAGCACCAGCGTCATCTCGTCGATGTCGAACGGCTTGGTGACGTACTCGTACGCGCCGGCCTTCATGGCGCGCACCGCCACGCGCTCCGAGCCCTGGGCGGTGAGGACCACCACCGGGAGCGAGGCGTCGCGCTCGTGGATGGCCTGCAGCAGCTGCAGGCCGTCCATCTCCGGCATGGCGTAGTCCGTGACCACGGCGTCCACGCCCTCGAGGCGCTCGAGCGCCTCGGCGCCGGAGCGCGCGGTGACCGGCTCGTGGCCGTTCGAGCGCGCCAGCTCCTTCAGCGCGTAGAGCACGGCGGGCTCGTCATCGACCAGCAGCAGCCGGGACATTCTCGGTGGCCTCCTGGTGCACCCGGGGGAGGGTGCCGGTTGCGGTGGTGCCCGCGTCGGGGGCGCTCGCGTACTCGAGCGTGCCGCCGTGCTGGACGAACGCGCGCCGGGCGAGCAGCACGCCCAGCCCGGTGCCCTGCTCGCGGGTGGTGAAGAACGGGGTGCCCAGGCGCGCCACCACGGCGGGCGGCATGCCGCGGCCGGTGTCCCGGACCGCCACCTCGACCGCGCCGCCGCGGTCGGAGACGAGCACCTCGACCCGGTCGCCGCGGCGGCTCGCCTCGACCGCGTTCGCGACCAGGTTCAGCAGCGCCTCCTTCAGGCGGCGCGGGTCGGCGTCGATGCGCGCGTCGCCGCGCCGGTGGAGCCCGACGCCGCCGGCGGCGGCGCGGCCCTGCAGCACCGAGAGCACCTCGTCCGCGAGCTCGCCCACGGAGAGCTCCTCGCGCTGCAGGCACTCGAGCGGCCGCGAGAACGACAGGTAGCCGTCGAGGATCTCGCGCATGCGCTCGACCTCGGACGAGACCACCTTGAGCCGCTCGCAGGTGTCGCCGTCGGAGGCGCCGCGGGCCGAGATCTGCACCAGCGCCTTGATGGCGCCGAGCGGGTTCTTCAGCTCGTGCGAGATCTGCGAGCTCATCAGCTCGAGCTCGCGCGCGCGGGTGAGCGCCTGGCTCGCCACCTCGTCGCGGGCCCGCAGCATGCCCCGCACCGAGTCGGCCACCGTCTCGCCGAGGATCACGACGTAGTCGGCGTGCACCGCCACGGTCCCGACGAGCGCCACCAGGGCGACCAGCGCGAAGGTGCGCTCCGGGACCGGCGGGCCCATCGAGCCGGGCGCGAGCAGCATGACCAGGCCGGCGGCGGCCAGGGCCCAGACCGCTCCCGCGGTCTCCCGCCTCCAGCCGCAGCGGACCACCAGCACCGACACGGTCGGGGGCAGCGCGACGAGCAGCGGGCTGTGCAGGCCGCCGGTCAGCGCCACCGACGCGAGCGCCATGGCGAGCGGCAGGCGGATGTCGGCGGCGTTCACGGCGGTGCAGAACGGGCCGTTCGCGCGGACGCAGGCGCGGGCCGCGTGCAGCGCCAGCGCGAGGGCCAGGAGGCCCAGGAGGGCGAGCACGCGCCAGCGCGGGTAGCCCTGGAACCAGAGCAGCGCCGCGAAGCCGATCCACGCGGCGTACAGGGCCACCACGAGCGCGGGCCGGCTCCGGCGCCACCGCTCGTCCGCCGCGGCCAGGTTCGAGCGGCGCAGGTGCTCCCGCTGCGCATGGGTGCCCATGCCCCGATCCTTCGCAAGATCCGGGCCCTGGGCGTTCGGCATCTCCATGGCCCGATTATCTGCGGGTCCGGCCTCGCCGGCCACCCCGCCTGTACGTCGGGCCGACAATCGGGGCGGCTCCTGTCCACGGACCCGACACGGCTGCGGCCCTGGGGAGAGCGGCTTTCGCCTGGGCCGAGCGCATTCGATGCCGCAGCGCGGCGGGGCACGGTCCTTGCGGAGTGGAGGGGCATGTCCCTGCGGCCCCAGCTCCCGGCGTCGGTCCGGAGCCCCCTCGGCGCGGTCGCCGCGCTGGCGGTGCTGGTCTCGGGCTGCCTCGAGTACAGCCCGTACGCGCTCCCCGACGCCAAGGGCCTGAACCGGAAGGCGGTCGGGGCGCTCCTCGCGACGCCGCCGGCGGAGCCGCTCCGCGTCGCGCTGCTCGGGGACACGCAGCTCGCGTTCGACGAGGCCGAGGACGCGGTCGGGGTGGTCAACGCCATGGAGGGCGTGTCGTTCGCGATCCAGCTCGGCGACTTCACCGACCTGGGCCTGCTCCGCGAGTACGAGCTGATGCAGGACGTCTTCGAGGGCCTGCGGGTGCCGTGGCTGGTGGTGCTCGGCAACCACGACATGCTCGGCGGCGGCGACGCGATCTACGACCGGCTGTTCGGCGCGCGCAACCTGGTGTTCACCTGGGGTCGAACCCGCTTCGTGCTGCTCGACACCAACGCGCGCGAGTACGGGTTCCCGGAGGACGTCCCGGACCTCGACTGGCTCGCCGCGCAGCTCGCGCCGGACGGCGAGCACGACCGCGCGGTGGTGGTCGCGCACGTGCCGCCCTGGCACGAGGACTTCAACGCGGCGCTGCGCCAGCCGTACCTGGACCTGCTCGCCGCGCACGGCGTGACCGACTCGTTCTACGCGCACGTCCACCGCCAGGAGCTGCGCGAGGAGTCGGGCGTGCGGCTCTGGACGGCGGACGCGCTCACGGGGCGGTCGTTGCTGCTCCTCACGCTCCCGGCGGCCGGCGAGCCGGTGGTGGAGCAGGTGTCGTGGTGAGGACCGCCCGCGCCCTGGCGCTCGCCGCCGCGCTGTCGGCCGCCCTCGGGGTCCCCGCGGCCGCGCGGGCCGAGGCCGAGCACGCCTCGCTCGATCGCTCCTACGAGCGCCCCGAGGGCCGCGATCGCCACTGGCTGCTCCCGGACCACCTCACCGCGCAGTTCGCGGGCAACGTGGGCTTCCTCGCGGTCGGCGGCGGCCACGCGTGGCGGGACGACCGCGTGCTCGGGGACCTCCTGTTCGGGTGGGTGCCGGCGTCGGTGGGCGGCACCGACATCTACCAGCTGTCGGCCAAGGTGACCTGGTCCCCCTGGATCGTCCGCCTCGGGCAGGGCTGGAAGGCGCGCCCGTTCACGGTCGGGCTCCAGGTGACCTACCTGCTCGGTGGCGAGTACTTCATCGTGCAGCCCAGCCGGTATCCGAGCGGCTACTACCCGGTGCCGACGGCGCTGCACCCGGGCCTGACGCTCGGCACCAGCCTCACCGTCCCGAAGCGCTTCCTGGACGTGCCGGTGTCGCTCTACGCAGAGGGCGTGGCGCTCGGGCACATGCTCCGGGTGTGGGCCGCCAACCCGAGGACCCTCGGCCCCGCGGACGTGTTCAGCTTCACCGCAGGTGCACGCGTGAAGCTCTAGGGGCCCGGCGGGCGGGCGCCCGGACGGCGCCCGTGCGCGCGGACCGCGCCCGGCATCCCTCGCGCAGGGCGGGCTTCCGGGCCGTTGCCGCACGGGCGGGCGAGCTTCATCTCGTCGGGCATGGTTCGCCGCGGGATGCTGCTCGCGCTGCTCGCCTCCGCCGCCGCGGGGTGCAACGACTACAACTTCAGCCCGGTCGGCCACTGCCTGCTGCAGCCCGGCAGCGTGCGGGTGCAGCTCTCCAAGGTGTCGAGCGCCGACATCCTGTTCGTGGTGGACGACTCCCCGTCGATGGACCCGAAGCAGGACGGCCTCGCCGCCAGCTTCAAGGACTTCATCACGCGGATGGTCCAGGCGAACACCGCGCGCGCGGCCCGCGGCCTCGACCCGGTGGACTTCCGGATCGCGGTGACCACCACGTCCGTGTTCTGGGCCGGGCCGAACGGCCGCTCGTGCGTGGCGGGGAGCGGCGGCAACCAGTGCTGCCGCACCTCGGCGTGCACCGACGTGGCCTCGTGCACGCCGGGGACCGCCGCGGGCTGCGGCGGCGGAC from Anaeromyxobacter dehalogenans 2CP-C includes:
- a CDS encoding sigma-54-dependent transcriptional regulator, which codes for MSRLLLVDDEPAVLYALKELARSNGHEPVTARSGAEALERLEGVDAVVTDYAMPEMDGLQLLQAIHERDASLPVVVLTAQGSERVAVRAMKAGAYEYVTKPFDIDEMTLVLDRALETRTLRVQNRRLAVEKALGRSIVGDAPAMQRLLDAVARVAPKDVTVLVRGETGTGKELVASLLHAQSRRASGPLVRFNCAAIPAELAEAELFGHARGAFTGAVQAREGFFAQADGGTLVLDEVGELPLPLQAKLLRALQEGEIQPVGAGRVERVDVRVVAATHRDLAEEARAGRFREDLYYRLAVVELVVPPLREHREDIPALAKEFARRFAARFGVDDVRLSPPLLERLAAAEWPGNVRQLENQVARLVALSNGGELGPEALEAGAAPAAREPGVEPPPEGALTLHEHLDAVERNIIAKTLAATGGNQSETARRLGVSRGALIDRLKKYGFA
- a CDS encoding sensor histidine kinase, which produces MGTHAQREHLRRSNLAAADERWRRSRPALVVALYAAWIGFAALLWFQGYPRWRVLALLGLLALALALHAARACVRANGPFCTAVNAADIRLPLAMALASVALTGGLHSPLLVALPPTVSVLVVRCGWRRETAGAVWALAAAGLVMLLAPGSMGPPVPERTFALVALVALVGTVAVHADYVVILGETVADSVRGMLRARDEVASQALTRARELELMSSQISHELKNPLGAIKALVQISARGASDGDTCERLKVVSSEVERMREILDGYLSFSRPLECLQREELSVGELADEVLSVLQGRAAAGGVGLHRRGDARIDADPRRLKEALLNLVANAVEASRRGDRVEVLVSDRGGAVEVAVRDTGRGMPPAVVARLGTPFFTTREQGTGLGVLLARRAFVQHGGTLEYASAPDAGTTATGTLPRVHQEATENVPAAAGR
- a CDS encoding metallophosphoesterase family protein, whose protein sequence is MSLRPQLPASVRSPLGAVAALAVLVSGCLEYSPYALPDAKGLNRKAVGALLATPPAEPLRVALLGDTQLAFDEAEDAVGVVNAMEGVSFAIQLGDFTDLGLLREYELMQDVFEGLRVPWLVVLGNHDMLGGGDAIYDRLFGARNLVFTWGRTRFVLLDTNAREYGFPEDVPDLDWLAAQLAPDGEHDRAVVVAHVPPWHEDFNAALRQPYLDLLAAHGVTDSFYAHVHRQELREESGVRLWTADALTGRSLLLLTLPAAGEPVVEQVSW